The following coding sequences lie in one Pseudomonas syringae CC1557 genomic window:
- a CDS encoding ATP-binding response regulator, with protein MKDRKNAELDQATLRLTVATVAITYVSLIGFLPGYYVAQYEPIIAYYAGFLVVSFILRQYIISHPGVFPARRVFGMVHDYTGISVGLVVGGEATLPIFSVMVWVTLGNGMRYGSRYLAIASSLALLAILIIYQLTPYWQAQPFMVLMLVAVTILVPGYAHILLVRTRQASEQATVANQQKERFLAQASHDLRQPIHSIGMFTACLRSSPLGDYERKLVDNIDRSLHNVAQLFRSILDIYTLDSGKVSAKSDVVNLGEMLAEIAQQNIAAARWAGVELRIRPCNKWVRVDVTLLATMVQNILSNSLKYAPNHPVLIGVRSHNGGLSINVHDQGPGIAAKHLPSVWDEFYRIRHERDKDVEGVGLGLSIVKRLSQIIGVQIQIKSKVNRGTSVTIHGLEEVAAPVQQPRKKTLGHSLLKGVKICLVEDDNNVLMATAALLERWGCDVQTASSAEGLSTNCDIIVADYDLGTKANGLDCIDSIRTARGWDVPALIVTGREVDMVQEVSQARDISVLSKPLRPSELRLTLLSMCEKPAERA; from the coding sequence ATGAAAGACCGGAAAAACGCTGAGCTGGATCAGGCCACGCTGAGATTAACTGTGGCGACGGTGGCGATCACTTATGTATCGTTGATAGGTTTTTTGCCGGGATACTATGTCGCGCAATATGAACCGATCATTGCTTACTATGCTGGCTTTCTGGTGGTCTCGTTTATCTTGCGGCAATACATTATCAGTCACCCTGGCGTATTTCCGGCCCGACGGGTATTCGGGATGGTGCACGATTACACCGGAATTTCAGTCGGACTGGTGGTCGGCGGGGAGGCGACGCTGCCGATCTTCAGCGTCATGGTCTGGGTCACGCTAGGGAACGGTATGCGCTACGGCTCGCGCTACCTGGCCATTGCTTCGTCCCTGGCACTGTTGGCGATCCTGATTATTTATCAGTTGACTCCGTACTGGCAGGCTCAACCGTTCATGGTCCTGATGCTGGTCGCGGTCACCATTCTGGTGCCGGGCTACGCTCACATCTTGCTGGTCAGGACACGCCAGGCGTCTGAGCAGGCGACCGTTGCCAATCAGCAGAAAGAACGTTTTCTTGCGCAGGCCAGTCACGACCTGCGTCAGCCCATTCACTCCATAGGCATGTTCACCGCCTGCCTGCGTTCAAGCCCACTTGGGGATTACGAGCGCAAGCTGGTAGACAACATCGATCGGTCGCTGCACAACGTAGCACAACTATTCCGCTCGATCCTGGATATCTACACACTGGACAGCGGAAAGGTGTCGGCCAAATCAGACGTGGTCAATCTGGGCGAAATGCTCGCTGAAATCGCCCAGCAGAATATCGCCGCGGCGCGCTGGGCCGGTGTCGAACTCAGAATCCGGCCATGTAACAAGTGGGTGAGGGTAGACGTTACGCTGCTTGCCACCATGGTTCAGAACATACTGTCCAACTCGCTCAAATACGCACCAAACCATCCGGTACTGATCGGTGTACGCAGCCATAATGGAGGGCTGTCGATCAATGTCCATGATCAGGGGCCGGGCATCGCCGCCAAGCATCTCCCCAGCGTCTGGGATGAGTTCTATCGAATACGTCACGAGCGTGACAAGGATGTAGAAGGCGTGGGATTAGGCCTGTCCATTGTTAAACGACTCAGCCAGATCATCGGCGTGCAGATTCAGATTAAATCCAAGGTGAATCGCGGTACGAGCGTGACCATTCACGGCCTCGAAGAAGTCGCTGCGCCCGTGCAGCAGCCGCGGAAGAAAACACTTGGGCACAGCCTGCTCAAGGGTGTCAAAATTTGCCTGGTGGAGGACGACAACAACGTCCTCATGGCCACCGCAGCTCTGCTTGAACGTTGGGGCTGCGACGTACAGACCGCAAGTTCGGCAGAAGGGTTGAGCACCAACTGCGACATTATCGTGGCGGATTATGATCTGGGTACGAAGGCGAACGGCCTGGATTGCATTGATAGCATCCGGACCGCTCGTGGCTGGGACGTGCCGGCCTTGATTGTCACAGGCCGAGAAGTAGACATGGTCCAGGAGGTTTCGCAGGCGCGGGACATCTCTGTGCTGTCAAAACCGCTGAGACCTTCGGAACTGCGCCTGACGCTGCTGTCGATGTGTGAGAAGCCTGCGGAGCGTGCCTGA
- a CDS encoding saccharopine dehydrogenase family protein — MSLRVMVVGGYGNFGTIVCRHLINMPNVVLVIAGRNPERLADSVSTLQGQSGAVCESWCVDAMGVEFGSALRGRDIQWVIHTGGPFQGQSYAVAKACIKVGVNYCDLADCRAFVNGIDILDAAARQAGVTLLSGCSSVPTLSSAIIDQYRHRFSRIDVIKHGISSSAKMPGLSTVEGVLAYAGKPIKQLRGGQVHEVSGWQDLTLRKMQHLGTRLLANVDVPDIDIFGDRYGAHTLSFKAGSGLKLGGIANYLLAAGLRAGLLKDRMGWAARLHRWGTLFERFGDGLSAMYIDVEGVGLDGEFLTMNAQLTAHNDKGPEIPSCAAVALMAKVAQQYRPQPGARPCVGEINVDEYLAAMNDPQNIQLAVRFSDEQG, encoded by the coding sequence ATGTCGCTGAGAGTCATGGTGGTTGGCGGGTACGGAAATTTCGGCACGATTGTTTGCCGACACCTGATCAACATGCCCAACGTTGTGCTTGTGATTGCAGGGCGCAACCCTGAAAGGCTGGCTGATAGTGTCAGCACGCTGCAAGGCCAATCGGGCGCTGTGTGTGAGAGTTGGTGTGTTGATGCCATGGGAGTAGAGTTCGGTTCGGCATTGCGCGGGCGGGATATCCAATGGGTCATCCACACGGGTGGGCCATTTCAAGGGCAGTCCTACGCCGTAGCAAAAGCGTGTATCAAAGTCGGTGTCAACTACTGTGACCTGGCGGACTGCCGCGCTTTCGTCAACGGTATCGACATTTTAGACGCAGCAGCCAGGCAAGCAGGTGTAACCTTGCTCAGCGGCTGCAGCTCTGTACCTACGCTGTCATCAGCCATCATTGATCAGTACCGTCACCGCTTCAGCCGTATTGACGTCATTAAACACGGCATCTCCTCCTCGGCAAAAATGCCAGGATTGTCCACCGTTGAAGGTGTACTCGCTTACGCTGGCAAGCCGATCAAACAGCTACGAGGCGGGCAGGTCCACGAGGTTTCGGGCTGGCAGGATCTGACCTTACGCAAAATGCAGCATCTGGGGACGCGCTTGCTGGCTAACGTCGACGTGCCAGATATCGACATTTTTGGTGACCGTTACGGCGCACACACCCTGAGTTTCAAGGCAGGCTCTGGGCTCAAGCTTGGCGGCATAGCCAATTACTTGTTGGCGGCCGGCTTACGTGCAGGGCTTCTGAAGGACCGGATGGGATGGGCCGCACGACTGCATCGCTGGGGGACGCTATTCGAGCGCTTCGGTGACGGTCTCAGTGCCATGTACATCGATGTCGAGGGTGTCGGATTGGACGGTGAATTCCTGACCATGAATGCCCAGCTAACGGCGCACAACGACAAAGGTCCGGAGATTCCCAGTTGTGCAGCGGTAGCGTTAATGGCTAAAGTCGCTCAGCAGTATCGTCCACAGCCAGGTGCCCGACCCTGTGTGGGGGAGATTAATGTTGACGAGTATCTGGCGGCTATGAACGATCCGCAGAATATACAGCTGGCTGTACGCTTTTCAGATGAGCAGGGTTGA
- a CDS encoding DUF2269 family protein: MLYLAMKYLHVIAAIFLFGFGMGSFLYLIAANRTRNPQVIAHVCAMVVRFDTWITTPAGFLQLGTGYLLVTFAGLSMTSPWLMTSVAIFIGVGALWLPVLVLQKRMQGLALSAVEQGLSLDYRYHTLYQKWFWMGIFGFLGMFVVVLMMVTKLTPWQWLEILVA; the protein is encoded by the coding sequence ATGCTTTATCTGGCGATGAAGTATTTACATGTGATCGCGGCGATCTTCCTGTTCGGATTCGGCATGGGCTCGTTTCTCTATCTGATCGCTGCCAATCGCACTCGCAACCCACAAGTCATCGCTCATGTCTGTGCGATGGTGGTGCGTTTCGATACCTGGATTACCACGCCCGCCGGCTTTCTTCAGCTCGGTACGGGCTACCTGCTGGTGACATTTGCGGGGCTGTCGATGACTTCGCCTTGGTTGATGACTTCGGTGGCGATCTTCATTGGCGTCGGTGCCCTCTGGCTGCCGGTCCTCGTCCTGCAAAAGCGGATGCAAGGGCTGGCATTGAGCGCGGTTGAGCAGGGCCTGTCGCTGGATTATCGATACCACACTCTCTATCAGAAATGGTTCTGGATGGGCATTTTCGGATTTCTGGGCATGTTCGTCGTGGTGCTAATGATGGTGACTAAGCTGACCCCGTGGCAGTGGCTTGAGATATTGGTGGCCTGA
- a CDS encoding metallophosphoesterase produces the protein MYDFIGDIHGQSERLEALLVLMGYTKRGGTYSHPKRKAFFIGDLIDRGPRQVETLEIVRLMVEGGHARIVLGNHEFNACAWATPDPENAGKFLRDHNEKNRRQHRAFLDQVGENSALHHDLIAWFKKMPVYVETPEFRAIHACWHAPLIEKSVPYLDANNAILPESWAPMSRKDSEPYLIIETLLKGTEIDLPSGLSYLDPDGTERTRTRTRWWDESAKTYRSASMLKSSLLHQLPEDPIPEKNLLVYDKAAPLFIGHYWQTGRPTVLNPQIVCLDYSIGKGDKGNEAMCLSMEWGKVAYERCFCMG, from the coding sequence ATGTACGATTTTATAGGCGACATCCACGGTCAGAGTGAGCGTCTGGAAGCATTGCTGGTACTGATGGGGTACACCAAACGCGGAGGTACATACAGCCACCCGAAACGCAAAGCATTCTTCATCGGCGATCTGATCGATCGAGGTCCTCGACAAGTGGAGACGCTTGAGATCGTAAGGCTGATGGTAGAAGGCGGACACGCTCGAATCGTTCTAGGAAACCACGAGTTCAATGCCTGCGCCTGGGCAACGCCTGACCCAGAAAATGCGGGTAAATTCCTGCGCGATCACAACGAAAAGAATCGCCGTCAACATAGAGCCTTCCTAGACCAAGTCGGAGAAAACAGCGCACTGCACCACGACCTCATCGCGTGGTTCAAGAAAATGCCGGTGTACGTGGAGACGCCTGAGTTCAGAGCGATTCACGCCTGCTGGCATGCGCCGCTTATTGAAAAGTCAGTACCCTATTTGGACGCAAACAACGCCATTCTTCCAGAGTCATGGGCACCGATGAGTCGCAAGGACAGTGAGCCCTATCTCATTATTGAAACGCTGCTGAAGGGCACTGAAATCGATTTGCCCTCCGGCCTGAGCTATCTCGATCCTGATGGTACCGAGCGAACCCGTACCCGTACGCGGTGGTGGGATGAATCAGCAAAAACATATCGCTCAGCCAGTATGCTCAAAAGCAGCTTGCTGCATCAGCTTCCCGAAGACCCGATTCCTGAGAAAAATCTCCTTGTTTACGACAAGGCCGCGCCTTTGTTCATAGGCCATTACTGGCAGACCGGACGTCCCACAGTCCTTAATCCACAGATCGTTTGCCTTGACTACAGCATCGGCAAAGGGGACAAAGGGAACGAAGCTATGTGCTTATCGATGGAATGGGGAAAGGTTGCTTACGAACGTTGCTTTTGTATGGGTTGA
- a CDS encoding peptidoglycan-binding domain-containing protein, protein MLHVAFITIVATFVWQPVGVFADVAAPERANSSENTDNTEGSLNVDERKLIQEGLVWGGFYNGRIDGQFGKDTRDALANAQRQYNQPGTGMLNADLAVRLGDLAVTKRMNCGWVAILEPTSGVKLAYPSMLLTRTTYPESNPAKLVDIDSEDKSVSIEIFRLDDVKPDAMDEMYRFLTSDGKSPVTKSFRKGSLFIIEGHRGTRKYYARYEQRGSKILGYDLVWSGSRDVEMQPISVLISNSFEPLPFDTPRQNRDPDYSHLVELAKAANTDAGGNPSPK, encoded by the coding sequence ATGCTGCACGTGGCGTTCATCACGATTGTCGCAACCTTTGTCTGGCAGCCTGTAGGCGTGTTCGCGGATGTCGCAGCACCCGAGCGCGCCAACTCTTCTGAAAATACCGACAACACCGAAGGCTCGCTCAATGTCGATGAACGAAAACTGATTCAGGAAGGCTTAGTTTGGGGCGGTTTTTACAACGGCCGGATTGATGGCCAGTTTGGTAAAGACACCCGGGACGCTCTTGCAAACGCTCAGCGCCAGTACAATCAACCTGGCACCGGGATGCTAAATGCCGACCTCGCGGTGCGCTTGGGTGACTTGGCGGTGACTAAACGGATGAATTGCGGCTGGGTGGCCATCCTCGAGCCCACATCCGGTGTAAAGCTGGCCTACCCTTCGATGTTACTCACCAGAACCACGTATCCGGAATCGAACCCGGCCAAGTTGGTCGATATTGATTCCGAAGACAAAAGTGTTTCGATCGAGATATTCCGTCTCGATGACGTCAAACCTGACGCTATGGATGAGATGTACAGGTTCCTGACTAGCGACGGTAAGTCCCCTGTAACTAAATCCTTCAGAAAAGGCAGTTTGTTCATCATCGAGGGTCATCGCGGCACCCGAAAATATTACGCCCGCTATGAACAGCGTGGTAGCAAAATCCTTGGTTATGACCTGGTCTGGAGCGGCAGCCGGGACGTGGAAATGCAGCCGATCTCCGTGTTGATTTCAAACAGTTTTGAGCCCCTTCCCTTTGATACCCCACGCCAGAACAGAGATCCAGATTATTCCCACCTTGTCGAGCTGGCTAAAGCTGCAAATACCGACGCCGGCGGTAACCCGTCGCCCAAGTAA
- a CDS encoding WGR domain-containing protein: MDPVIQPVTLTQLLNSHDGAAVPIDDVLFLALPLLRQVAQLHELGRVAQLGYLDVMQGPERTLQLRNPEGVPPRLALEAIKQVQPNPESALNVVGKVRLIRDSESGVAITDLQVQEDLHQPIDYPVFLPELQSWEHRLGHHDEITDIFQLGQLLACLACGLDFADINDLKTFARHRRNLFQLNGRLNPVLANLIVEMTELNRHERATDVGSLTRRLESWRDQPVSLDVERVLAQTEGPASRRTVVLEHLRNRLFDLSRRNRLLYFRPTQATVNLTVASVPLVMRIESIRPEALCTWQPTFGGFSEQLLSGKPVGLQQWLRFEDQSWLQASLERIIQETRRDRAEFGFSNLRLVVAFMRWHNLKDTPEERIVTPLLWLPVELSRKKGVRDQFVLQCDETEAEFNPVLRHQLRQLYDIQLPETVDLQKTSLEDIHADIAHQIKLTEPGVELRLQSKPQIELIHQKAVQHLHHFQRRRARQRMSAPLMKPDFSYDREDFRPLGVQLFQQKVLPSELPLRLAVGAKPALRNQHPQMVASSAENSTFAMPENQGHRYAWNIDLTQVTLANFNYRKMSLVRDYAQLIDESAQNEAFDRMFSIEPRDVEVQAPDPIPLPEQWNVVAGDATQNAAVSLARTGRNFIIQGPPGTGKSQTITNLIADYAGRGLRVLFVCEKRAALDVVFHRLQQSELGELCCLIHDSQTDKKAFVDKLRDCYERWIAGDAQSAQLQARRDTLLAGLSQQLGLIERFEQAMRGMPESLACSVRELVRHLIELPPVAAKLPPEALERLPEWRHWQAQSELTGRVYQAIKERFGLDSLARHPFSHLASSLITHEHAYGQLKAFLDEASELMDSVEQFLESSSSLLSGDTRLADACVLTQAAEQLTSANLAAHLDLLEPDSSGGQALHAEQAALQALAVQQHNAREFTQHWREKLAPQDTQAAIDLVQRLEGSLLRWLQPAWWRLRGELRRRYDFSQHAIRPSFRSVLENLAGEHRATGELHTEQQRLQDRYGIPDINLFVHNLQALLQQLSASPLLRQWVEGLRGNTDALSGVRQEAGLRQPVARLAEMVAQHCVFDPALSLGELAEYLRDLREELDELPDTLPLLNELHQADPVCLAVVQQYALAQSALDGLIAQENLARLYRANPQLARFDGPALSLAARQVSQAECNLLKSNAQVLSATLHQRFLEHVKQSTMSVTQLDAQAREFKKAYAKGRRELEHELGKTMRYRSIREMASGDSGRVINDLKPIWLMSPLSVSDTLPLTPDLFDVVIFDEASQIPSEEAVPALSRAQQVIVVGDEMQLPPTNFFSSAGDQDDNELIAMEDGEQIAINLDADSLLSQAARNLPATLLAWHYRSRHEALISFSNAAFYEGRLITIPDRRIERPAPAHAALGSTDAQAVIQGADTLLENPISFLKMSDGVYLSRSNLAEAGYIANLVRELLQRETGLSLGIVAFSEAQQGAIEQALEDLASGDSAFATRLEREYVREDAGQFNGLFVKNLENVQGDERDVIILSICYAPGPNGKMLMNFGPINQRGGEKRLNVILSRARKRMAIVSSIESEAITNTHNDGAAALRAFLQFAQASASGDGLRSQGILANLNPGAKQSFAVSLPKDHLRGAIAAELRKRGHSVQEYVGRSQFRCDLAISDASGEHFSLGVLLDGDRAATDVRERYIFRPTVLRSFGWKIIDVLSHDWLRDSEDVLNRIEWLIRGEETHALQELEQTEGTVEIAADVPFTTEASPLMREFTFGEGNSNKFWRIGVAEVEVTVSFGRIGTKGQTLIKSLDSPERALREAEKLIAEKLRKGYQEQAGSITPE; the protein is encoded by the coding sequence ATGGACCCAGTAATTCAGCCCGTCACATTGACTCAATTACTGAATAGCCACGATGGCGCTGCCGTGCCCATCGACGATGTGTTGTTCCTCGCGCTACCGCTTTTACGTCAAGTGGCGCAACTGCATGAACTGGGACGTGTCGCCCAGCTCGGTTATCTCGATGTGATGCAGGGGCCGGAACGCACGCTGCAACTGCGCAATCCCGAGGGTGTCCCTCCGCGACTGGCGCTGGAAGCAATCAAGCAGGTGCAACCCAATCCGGAATCGGCGCTTAATGTCGTCGGCAAAGTCCGCCTGATTCGGGATTCGGAAAGCGGCGTTGCCATTACCGACCTGCAAGTCCAAGAAGACCTGCATCAACCCATCGACTACCCGGTGTTCCTCCCGGAACTGCAAAGTTGGGAGCATCGCCTCGGGCACCACGATGAGATCACCGATATATTCCAGCTCGGCCAGTTGCTGGCGTGCCTGGCGTGCGGGCTGGATTTCGCCGATATCAATGATCTCAAGACGTTTGCACGGCACCGTCGCAATCTGTTCCAGCTAAATGGCCGACTCAACCCGGTGCTGGCCAACCTAATCGTCGAGATGACTGAGCTCAACCGCCATGAGCGCGCCACAGATGTAGGCTCGCTGACACGCCGTCTGGAGTCCTGGCGCGACCAGCCCGTCAGCCTCGATGTCGAGCGAGTGTTGGCCCAGACCGAAGGCCCTGCTTCGCGGCGCACTGTGGTGCTGGAACATCTGCGCAACCGGTTATTTGACCTTTCACGTCGCAATCGCCTGCTGTATTTCCGGCCTACCCAGGCCACTGTCAACTTGACCGTGGCCAGTGTTCCGTTGGTGATGCGCATTGAAAGTATCCGGCCCGAAGCGCTGTGCACCTGGCAGCCCACCTTCGGCGGATTCTCCGAACAATTGCTGAGCGGTAAACCTGTCGGCCTGCAGCAATGGCTACGGTTCGAAGACCAGAGCTGGTTGCAGGCGTCGCTGGAGCGCATCATCCAGGAAACCCGCCGAGACCGCGCCGAATTCGGCTTCAGTAATCTTCGTTTGGTGGTGGCGTTCATGCGCTGGCACAACCTCAAGGACACGCCGGAAGAACGCATCGTCACTCCGCTGCTATGGCTGCCGGTGGAATTGAGTCGCAAAAAAGGGGTACGTGACCAATTCGTGTTGCAGTGCGATGAAACCGAGGCCGAATTCAACCCGGTACTGCGTCATCAATTGCGTCAGCTCTACGACATCCAGTTGCCGGAAACAGTCGACCTACAAAAGACTTCGCTGGAAGACATCCATGCCGATATTGCGCACCAGATCAAACTGACGGAGCCCGGCGTCGAGTTACGCCTGCAAAGTAAACCGCAAATCGAGCTGATCCACCAGAAGGCTGTGCAGCATCTGCACCACTTCCAGCGCCGTCGTGCCCGCCAACGCATGTCTGCGCCTTTGATGAAGCCAGATTTCAGCTACGACCGCGAAGATTTCCGTCCGTTGGGCGTGCAGTTGTTCCAGCAGAAGGTGCTGCCCAGCGAGTTGCCGCTGCGCCTGGCCGTAGGCGCCAAGCCCGCTCTGCGCAACCAACACCCTCAGATGGTTGCCAGCAGCGCCGAAAATAGCACCTTCGCCATGCCCGAGAACCAGGGGCATCGCTACGCCTGGAACATAGACTTGACCCAGGTGACCTTGGCCAACTTCAATTATCGCAAGATGTCGCTGGTGCGTGATTATGCACAGTTGATCGACGAATCGGCGCAGAACGAAGCGTTTGACCGGATGTTCTCCATCGAGCCTCGGGACGTCGAGGTCCAGGCCCCCGACCCGATCCCGTTACCCGAACAATGGAACGTGGTTGCTGGCGACGCTACGCAGAATGCTGCCGTTAGTCTGGCCCGTACCGGGCGTAATTTCATCATTCAGGGACCGCCAGGCACCGGCAAATCCCAGACCATCACAAACCTGATCGCGGACTATGCCGGTCGCGGCCTGCGAGTGCTGTTTGTCTGTGAAAAACGTGCAGCGCTGGACGTGGTGTTCCACCGTCTGCAACAAAGTGAACTGGGTGAGTTGTGCTGCCTGATCCACGATTCCCAGACCGACAAGAAGGCCTTCGTGGACAAGCTGCGCGATTGCTATGAGCGCTGGATCGCCGGTGATGCGCAGTCGGCGCAGTTGCAAGCACGGCGCGACACCTTACTGGCCGGCCTGAGCCAACAACTGGGCTTGATAGAGCGTTTTGAACAGGCAATGCGCGGTATGCCGGAGTCCTTGGCATGCTCGGTACGCGAGTTGGTGCGTCATCTGATCGAGCTGCCGCCCGTTGCTGCCAAGCTGCCCCCCGAAGCCTTGGAACGTTTACCCGAATGGCGCCATTGGCAGGCACAAAGCGAGCTGACTGGTCGAGTGTATCAGGCGATCAAAGAACGTTTTGGCCTCGACAGCTTGGCACGTCATCCTTTTAGCCATTTGGCCTCAAGCCTGATTACCCACGAACATGCGTACGGCCAACTCAAGGCGTTTCTAGATGAAGCCAGTGAGCTAATGGACAGCGTCGAGCAATTCCTGGAATCTTCTTCGAGCCTGTTGTCCGGGGACACCCGCCTGGCGGATGCGTGCGTGCTGACCCAGGCCGCCGAACAGTTGACCAGCGCCAACCTGGCAGCGCACCTCGACCTGCTGGAACCGGACTCATCGGGAGGGCAAGCGCTGCACGCCGAGCAGGCGGCATTGCAAGCACTCGCCGTACAGCAACACAACGCCCGTGAATTCACGCAGCACTGGCGTGAAAAACTCGCGCCCCAGGACACCCAGGCTGCCATCGATCTGGTACAGCGGCTGGAAGGCTCGCTGCTGCGTTGGCTGCAACCCGCTTGGTGGCGGCTGCGCGGTGAATTGCGACGACGCTACGACTTCAGTCAGCACGCGATTCGACCCAGTTTCCGGAGCGTGCTGGAAAACCTGGCCGGCGAGCATCGCGCCACTGGCGAGCTGCATACCGAGCAGCAACGTTTGCAAGACCGTTATGGCATCCCGGATATCAACCTGTTCGTGCACAACCTGCAAGCCTTGCTCCAGCAACTGAGCGCATCACCGCTGTTGCGCCAATGGGTTGAGGGCCTGCGAGGTAATACGGACGCCCTGTCCGGTGTACGCCAGGAAGCCGGCCTGCGCCAGCCGGTGGCGCGCTTGGCCGAGATGGTCGCGCAACATTGTGTGTTCGACCCGGCGCTGAGCCTGGGCGAGTTGGCAGAGTACCTGCGCGACCTGCGTGAAGAACTCGACGAGCTGCCAGACACCCTGCCCCTGCTCAATGAGCTACACCAGGCAGATCCTGTCTGCCTGGCGGTTGTGCAACAGTACGCCTTGGCGCAAAGCGCACTGGACGGTTTGATTGCCCAGGAAAACCTGGCCCGCCTGTATCGCGCCAATCCACAGCTGGCTCGCTTCGACGGCCCGGCCTTGAGTTTGGCCGCGCGCCAGGTCAGCCAGGCTGAATGCAACCTGCTCAAAAGCAATGCCCAAGTGCTTAGCGCGACGCTGCACCAGCGCTTTCTGGAGCATGTGAAGCAATCGACGATGTCTGTGACTCAACTCGACGCCCAGGCTCGTGAGTTCAAAAAAGCCTACGCCAAAGGCCGCCGTGAACTGGAACATGAGCTGGGCAAGACCATGCGCTATCGTTCCATTCGCGAAATGGCGAGTGGCGACAGTGGCCGCGTGATCAACGACCTCAAGCCCATCTGGTTGATGAGCCCGCTGTCGGTTTCCGACACCCTGCCGTTGACACCGGACCTGTTTGACGTGGTGATTTTCGACGAAGCCAGTCAGATCCCCAGCGAAGAAGCAGTGCCTGCACTGAGCCGTGCTCAGCAGGTGATTGTGGTCGGTGATGAGATGCAACTGCCACCGACTAACTTCTTCTCAAGCGCGGGCGATCAGGACGATAACGAACTGATTGCCATGGAGGATGGCGAACAAATCGCAATTAACCTTGATGCCGACAGCCTGCTGAGCCAAGCCGCGCGAAACTTGCCGGCAACCCTCTTGGCTTGGCACTACCGCAGTCGCCACGAAGCCTTGATCAGTTTCTCCAATGCAGCGTTCTACGAAGGGCGGCTGATCACCATTCCCGACCGTCGTATCGAGCGCCCTGCCCCGGCTCACGCAGCCCTTGGCTCCACGGACGCCCAGGCAGTGATCCAGGGCGCCGACACTCTGTTGGAAAACCCGATCAGCTTCTTGAAGATGAGCGACGGTGTCTACCTCAGCCGCAGCAACCTGGCCGAAGCCGGGTATATCGCCAACCTGGTACGGGAGCTGCTGCAACGGGAGACTGGTCTTAGCTTGGGTATCGTGGCCTTTTCCGAGGCCCAGCAAGGTGCCATCGAGCAGGCCCTGGAAGACTTGGCCAGCGGCGACTCGGCCTTTGCCACCCGGCTTGAGCGTGAGTACGTGCGTGAAGATGCCGGGCAATTCAATGGCCTCTTCGTCAAGAACCTGGAGAATGTCCAAGGAGATGAGCGTGATGTGATCATCTTGAGCATCTGCTACGCGCCAGGACCGAACGGCAAGATGCTGATGAACTTCGGCCCAATCAACCAGCGTGGCGGGGAAAAACGCCTTAATGTGATCCTCAGTCGCGCCCGCAAGCGCATGGCAATTGTCTCCAGCATTGAGTCCGAAGCCATCACCAACACCCACAACGATGGTGCCGCCGCACTGCGTGCGTTCCTGCAATTCGCCCAGGCCAGTGCCAGCGGGGATGGGCTGCGCTCCCAGGGTATCCTTGCCAACCTCAATCCAGGCGCCAAGCAGTCCTTTGCCGTCAGCCTGCCCAAGGACCACCTGCGCGGCGCCATCGCAGCCGAGTTGCGCAAACGCGGGCATTCGGTCCAGGAATATGTTGGACGTTCGCAGTTCCGCTGTGACCTGGCGATCAGTGACGCCAGCGGCGAACACTTCAGCCTCGGCGTGCTGCTGGACGGTGATAGAGCTGCAACTGACGTGCGTGAGCGTTATATCTTTCGCCCGACGGTACTGCGCAGTTTCGGTTGGAAGATTATCGACGTGCTCAGCCATGATTGGCTGCGCGATTCGGAGGACGTGCTCAATCGCATCGAATGGCTGATAAGGGGGGAGGAAACGCATGCGTTGCAAGAACTGGAACAGACAGAGGGAACCGTCGAAATTGCGGCCGACGTACCATTCACCACTGAAGCGTCACCCTTGATGCGCGAGTTCACCTTTGGAGAAGGCAACTCCAACAAGTTCTGGCGTATTGGCGTGGCGGAGGTCGAGGTCACGGTGAGTTTTGGCCGTATCGGCACCAAGGGCCAGACATTGATCAAGTCCCTCGACAGTCCCGAACGCGCTTTGCGTGAAGCAGAAAAGCTGATCGCGGAAAAACTCCGAAAAGGGTATCAAGAGCAGGCGGGTTCAATCACCCCGGAGTGA